tttcccttggCCCCACTTGACCCGACATTCCCTGGCAAAGATCCCCCCCTTTGGAAACGGAATCTCGGCATTGGAATCTCTGTGGAACATCAGCCctataaatggtttgtttgaTATGAAAACAGAAAGGAGCCCTCTGCATATTTGTCTTCCATTAATATATCCCCGAGGACAGAAGCCATGTGAGTCAACAAATTTACAAAGAACATTGATGGAACTCAAGAGAGAGTTACACTTGTAATGATTTTACATAACGACACCATTGAAAATGTGGCAACCAATGACTATATTCACCAGACGATGGATTCCCTGTCCATCTGTATGTTCAGTTATTGGTGGATATTTTTAAGAGTAGCACAACTCATCATTGTATTGTAAGTTGTAAGTGTGACACCtgcttcctttttttttctaccTCTACAATTTACTCTGTCTTGTTCATTCATCTTATTCTCTCAGCATTTAAAAACAAGTGACCTTCAGTtgagttaaaggtgctctaagcgatgccacacgtttttaaggctaaacattttatgtcacttactgcaaacatcacctcaccaaccgctagctgtctgtgccCTGTATACACTGTAAGAAACtgcaatctctgtggacagcccaggctccaaaaacggcaacacaaacaacctgggcaaacctagcccataaaaacataacaaactgttccagcaaatcacagacgataTGCACGTTTAAGAGagttaattgcacgggagcagcacgggagggagggggaggaagtagcgagctagctttgttttgtttgaaagtcaacagaagtgacgttacccagcatcgcttagagcacctttaatgccCATTAACGAGGGTCATTTTAGAACTCTCCTGTCCAGATCTAGAATTCATACTGACCATCATTTAAAACGAATGAATTGAGTTAGTTATTACATCAACAGAAGGAACCCTCCTTTAGCGACATTCTAATCATGTGTTCGTGACAGAACTCTTCCCAGACATTAATCCAAGCACGAGGAGTGGGCGTTGGGGGGCCAGACAGCATGGCGACCCAGCTCCTGGCGGCTGGTGGGGACAGTCTTCTCCAGgggttctctcttcctcctgggCAGCCGCAAGAGAAAGGTCCACATGGTCCCGATGCGGGGGAAGCCCTTCCTCGTTTTCCTGCTCTTCCAGCGGAGATCTCTGATGGCGTACTCCTCCGTCACCTGGCGGTTTAGGGTGAACACAGAGTCTCCTCGTACTGCGGCCGTGAAGAGCGCCTCGTACTGCCCTGGGATGGCGGTCCACTCTCCTGTCGTCAGGTTGTAGCAGTCCATCATGCATCGCAAGAAGTCGTCGTCCGGGCCGTTCCTCATGACGTAGAGATTGTCCCTGTGGGACACCATATAGTGACCGTAACTCTGCGGTCGAACAAGAGTAGTGACTAACTCCCACTGGTCACGTTCGACCACATACTCGTAGATCTCGGTGGCGTCCTTTGGCCTCCACAGGCAGATGAACATCCGGTTCATGGCTTTGGTGCACGGCACGTTGGTGGCGGTCCGCGGCAGGCTAGCCGCAGGTGACCAGgtgtgcttggcgggccggaacGCCTCCACTGAGGCCATGGGCTTCCGTTGGAACTCTCCGCCCAGGGCGTACAGCGCCCCCTCGTGGCCCAGCAGAGAAGCGTTGTAGCGGAGCTGTGCGGGGCTCGGGAACACGCTCCAGGAGTCCGCCTCCGGGTCGTAGCAGAACCCGGAGTCCACCACGTTCTTGCTGACGTCGGCCACCCCGCCGACA
The Alosa alosa isolate M-15738 ecotype Scorff River chromosome 21, AALO_Geno_1.1, whole genome shotgun sequence genome window above contains:
- the kbtbd13a gene encoding kelch repeat and BTB domain-containing protein 13; the encoded protein is MKDDAGVSMEPGSCSGSESESDGSPCPLVDTPKQEAAPVCVRVRVDGSVFPAERPLLAGESEYFRALFQSGMRESQQEEIRLQGLSARGFLITLSVLQGERPLLSADEIVEVIECAAFLQVQTLAKHLANIIDSDNCLLMYHTSAVYGLLDLFKSAALFIRDIYADLKDDLRCLPQEMISYVESLIPNSYVMVGTHSPSTKLLRDSCRTVCYLDEEEDDWRVLTSLPLDASTTMASVAVLDNKLYIVGGVADVSKNVVDSGFCYDPEADSWSVFPSPAQLRYNASLLGHEGALYALGGEFQRKPMASVEAFRPAKHTWSPAASLPRTATNVPCTKAMNRMFICLWRPKDATEIYEYVVERDQWELVTTLVRPQSYGHYMVSHRDNLYVMRNGPDDDFLRCMMDCYNLTTGEWTAIPGQYEALFTAAVRGDSVFTLNRQVTEEYAIRDLRWKSRKTRKGFPRIGTMWTFLLRLPRRKREPLEKTVPTSRQELGRHAVWPPNAHSSCLD